The following proteins are co-located in the Solenopsis invicta isolate M01_SB chromosome 7, UNIL_Sinv_3.0, whole genome shotgun sequence genome:
- the LOC105193546 gene encoding ubiquitin-protein ligase E3A isoform X1: MSAKSQGDPGEDHVSRVGAESPCSDMKRAAAKKLIERYFYQLTDGCGNPHCDNQHCASSGKVTNLTPNQAAAQAIQLFSQEARLCDGTQPSKVARTTIEPGQTSLAKTLPVKSINSTSSDEGKQESYLTEAKLLDIIEKCKAENSYSLLIHTLGEVFSSGKALSLSFQKTEKSSSPLTALLERAPDTLLRPPADLNKEAVRSLQGEDKEEDSSDPSPTVPNNDDTSVDLPSVRRAFEALWSLPGDVFESALVNALVSLADDIELDLRVFRMVRWDSMDSLLNVFLIAFEIPMLGNSEYLELALIMLCKALSCVPVLAQAKLARVWAKHCKSRLPSLLQALQELITIKVLGGIFTRDYCVQDADTITAPTKVMKILYYASMLAGELDPPELILGDEGESTGSDKTSRSSISGQIPQDLLATELGITALDARKPFIPFTDFYNEPLSDAIEMDKDFAYYKSEEPMKFSFMNYAFILTPATKTLGLYYDNRIRMYSERRMSFLQTVVGQPTNPYLRLKVRRDHLIDDALVELEMVAMENPSDLKKQLVVEFEGEQGVDEGGVSKEFFQLVVEEIFNPDFGMFTTQEDTQMTWFNPTSFESDAQFTLIGIVIGLAIYNNVILDVRFPMVVYRKLLGRKGGFPDLEDWSPTLYRTMKELMEYTGDDMPETFMQTFRVGYRDVFGSLSFHELKENGDELYVTQENKKEFADLYADFLLNKSVERQFNAFRRGFQMVTDESPLALLFRPEEIEQLVCGSKIFDFAELEAATEYEGGYTVDSEAVRNFWRVAHSLPPESQRRLLQFTTGSDRVPVGGLSRLKMVIARHGPDSDRLPIAHTCFNVLLLPDYSTIEKLQDRLLKAINYSKGFGML, translated from the exons ATGAGCGCCAAGAGTCAGGGGGACCCTGGAGAAGATCACGTTTCCAG GGTAGGAGCAGAGAGTCCTTGCAGCGACATGAAGCGCGCAGCTGCAAAGAAGCTCATCGAACGTTACTTTTATCAACTCACGGACGGATGTGGAAATCCTCATTGTGACAATCAGCATTGTGCCTCCAGTGGCAAA GTAACTAATCTTACTCCAAATCAAGCGGCAGCTCAAGCGATACAGTTGTTCTCGCAAGAAGCAAGACTCTGCGATGGAACGCAACCCAGTAAAGTTGCTCGGACTACTATAGAGCCTGGACAAACGTCATTAGCAAAAACTCTACCTGTAAAAAGCATTAATTCTACGAGTTCTGATGAAG GAAAACAAGAGTCATATCTTACGGAAGCTAAGCTTCTggatattatagaaaaatgtaaagCAGAGAATtcatattctttattaattcaTACTCTGGGGGAAGTATTTTCTTCTGGAAAAGCATTAAGTCTCAGTTTTCAAAAGACTGAGAAAAGCAGTTCTCCTTTGACGGCACTTCTCGAACGAGCACCAGACACTCTGTTAAGGCCACCCGCAGATTTGAATAAAGAAGCGGTACGATCTCTTCAGGGGGAAGATAAAGAAGAGGATAGTAGTGATCCGTCACCTACAGTTCCTAACAATGATGATACCAGTGTCGATTTACCATCGGTCCGCAGAGCTTTTGAAGCACTTTGGTCTCTGCCAG GCGATGTGTTTGAGTCAGCTTTGGTCAATGCACTAGTCTCTTTGGCAGATGATATAGAATTAGATCTGAGAGTATTTCGTATGGTACGATGGGACAGTATGGATAGTTTGTTAAATGTATTTCTCATTGCCTTTGAAATTCCGATGCTTGGAAATAGTGAATATTTGGAATTAGCCCTCATTATGCTGTGCAAAGCGTTGAGCTGTGTACCAGTACTGGCACAAGCCAAGTTAGCACGCGTATGGGCCAAACATTGTAAATCGCGGCTTCCAAGTCTTCTGCAAGCGTTACAAGAACTCATAACTATCAAG GTACTCGGAGGAATTTTCACACGTGATTATTGCGTCCAAGATGCAGACACTATTACCGCACCTACAAaagttatgaaaattttatattatgcgaGTATGTTGGCTGGTGAATTAGATCCGCCTGAGTTAATATTGGGCGACGAGGGTGAGTCAACCGGTAGTGATAAAACTTCACGATCATCGATATCAGGACAAATTCCTCAG GATCTGTTGGCGACGGAATTAGGAATTACTGCGTTGGACGCACGTAAACCTTTCATACcatttactgatttttacaatgAGCCACTTAGCGATGCCATAGAAATGGATAAAGATTTTGCTTATTACAAAAGCGAAGAGCCAATGAAATTTAGCTTCATGAATTATGCTTTCATTCTTACGCCGGCCACCAAAACTTTGGGCTTATATTATGATAATCGTATTAGAATGTATAGTGAACGACGTATGAGCTTTTTGCAAACTGTTGTCGGGCAACCTACTAATCCATATCTCAGATTAAAG GTGCGAAGAGACCATTTGATAGATGACGCATTGGTGGAATTGGAAATGGTTGCAATGGAAAATCCATCTGATTTAAAAAAGCAATTGGTTGTCGAATTCGAGGGAGAGCAAGGTGTCGACGAAGGCGGTGTGTCTAAAGAATTCTTTCAACTAGTTGTTGAGGAAATTTTTAATCCTGACTTTGGCATGTTCACTACTCAG gAAGATACGCAAATGACGTGGTTTAACCCGACATCATTTGAAAGTGACGCACAGTTCACATTAATAGGCATTGTTATCGGTCTAGCAATTTATAACAATGTAATTCTGGATGTCCGCTTTCCAATGGTGGTTTACAGAAAATTACTAGGTAGAAAAGGCGGTTTCCCGGATTTGGAGGATTGGAGTCCGACATTATATCGAACAATGAAAGAATTAATGGAGTACACTGGAGATGACATGCCAGAAACATTTATGCAAACTTTTCGAGTGGGTTACAG AGATGTATTTGGATCATTATCGTTCCACGAGCTCAAGGAGAATGGTGATGAACTGTATGTTACAcaggaaaacaaaaaagaatttgcCGACCTCTATGCAGATTTCTTGCTTAACAAATCCGTGGAAAGACAATTCAATGCCTTCAGACGTGGCTTCCAAATGGTTACGGATGAAAGCCCGCTCGCGTTACTCTTCAGACCTGAAGAGATTGAGCAG CTCGTGTGCGGAAGCAAAATATTTGACTTTGCCGAGCTAGAAGCAGCTACGGAGTACGAAGGCGGCTATACGGTAGACAGCGAAGCGGTACGTAACTTCTGGCGTGTAGCACATTCCTTGCCACCGGAGAGTCAACGAAGGCTTCTTCAATTCACCACGGGTAGCGATCGAGTACCCGTCGGCGGTCTTTCGAGACTCAAAATGGTCATTGCCCGACATGGTCCCGATTCTGACAG ATTGCCAATAGCTCACACATGCTTCAATGTGTTACTATTGCCGGATTACAGTACAATAGAGAAGTTGCAAGATCGCTTATTAAAAGCAATTAATTATTCGAAAGGTTTTGGCATGTTATGA
- the LOC105193546 gene encoding ubiquitin-protein ligase E3A isoform X2, translating into MKRAAAKKLIERYFYQLTDGCGNPHCDNQHCASSGKVTNLTPNQAAAQAIQLFSQEARLCDGTQPSKVARTTIEPGQTSLAKTLPVKSINSTSSDEGKQESYLTEAKLLDIIEKCKAENSYSLLIHTLGEVFSSGKALSLSFQKTEKSSSPLTALLERAPDTLLRPPADLNKEAVRSLQGEDKEEDSSDPSPTVPNNDDTSVDLPSVRRAFEALWSLPGDVFESALVNALVSLADDIELDLRVFRMVRWDSMDSLLNVFLIAFEIPMLGNSEYLELALIMLCKALSCVPVLAQAKLARVWAKHCKSRLPSLLQALQELITIKVLGGIFTRDYCVQDADTITAPTKVMKILYYASMLAGELDPPELILGDEGESTGSDKTSRSSISGQIPQDLLATELGITALDARKPFIPFTDFYNEPLSDAIEMDKDFAYYKSEEPMKFSFMNYAFILTPATKTLGLYYDNRIRMYSERRMSFLQTVVGQPTNPYLRLKVRRDHLIDDALVELEMVAMENPSDLKKQLVVEFEGEQGVDEGGVSKEFFQLVVEEIFNPDFGMFTTQEDTQMTWFNPTSFESDAQFTLIGIVIGLAIYNNVILDVRFPMVVYRKLLGRKGGFPDLEDWSPTLYRTMKELMEYTGDDMPETFMQTFRVGYRDVFGSLSFHELKENGDELYVTQENKKEFADLYADFLLNKSVERQFNAFRRGFQMVTDESPLALLFRPEEIEQLVCGSKIFDFAELEAATEYEGGYTVDSEAVRNFWRVAHSLPPESQRRLLQFTTGSDRVPVGGLSRLKMVIARHGPDSDRLPIAHTCFNVLLLPDYSTIEKLQDRLLKAINYSKGFGML; encoded by the exons ATGAAGCGCGCAGCTGCAAAGAAGCTCATCGAACGTTACTTTTATCAACTCACGGACGGATGTGGAAATCCTCATTGTGACAATCAGCATTGTGCCTCCAGTGGCAAA GTAACTAATCTTACTCCAAATCAAGCGGCAGCTCAAGCGATACAGTTGTTCTCGCAAGAAGCAAGACTCTGCGATGGAACGCAACCCAGTAAAGTTGCTCGGACTACTATAGAGCCTGGACAAACGTCATTAGCAAAAACTCTACCTGTAAAAAGCATTAATTCTACGAGTTCTGATGAAG GAAAACAAGAGTCATATCTTACGGAAGCTAAGCTTCTggatattatagaaaaatgtaaagCAGAGAATtcatattctttattaattcaTACTCTGGGGGAAGTATTTTCTTCTGGAAAAGCATTAAGTCTCAGTTTTCAAAAGACTGAGAAAAGCAGTTCTCCTTTGACGGCACTTCTCGAACGAGCACCAGACACTCTGTTAAGGCCACCCGCAGATTTGAATAAAGAAGCGGTACGATCTCTTCAGGGGGAAGATAAAGAAGAGGATAGTAGTGATCCGTCACCTACAGTTCCTAACAATGATGATACCAGTGTCGATTTACCATCGGTCCGCAGAGCTTTTGAAGCACTTTGGTCTCTGCCAG GCGATGTGTTTGAGTCAGCTTTGGTCAATGCACTAGTCTCTTTGGCAGATGATATAGAATTAGATCTGAGAGTATTTCGTATGGTACGATGGGACAGTATGGATAGTTTGTTAAATGTATTTCTCATTGCCTTTGAAATTCCGATGCTTGGAAATAGTGAATATTTGGAATTAGCCCTCATTATGCTGTGCAAAGCGTTGAGCTGTGTACCAGTACTGGCACAAGCCAAGTTAGCACGCGTATGGGCCAAACATTGTAAATCGCGGCTTCCAAGTCTTCTGCAAGCGTTACAAGAACTCATAACTATCAAG GTACTCGGAGGAATTTTCACACGTGATTATTGCGTCCAAGATGCAGACACTATTACCGCACCTACAAaagttatgaaaattttatattatgcgaGTATGTTGGCTGGTGAATTAGATCCGCCTGAGTTAATATTGGGCGACGAGGGTGAGTCAACCGGTAGTGATAAAACTTCACGATCATCGATATCAGGACAAATTCCTCAG GATCTGTTGGCGACGGAATTAGGAATTACTGCGTTGGACGCACGTAAACCTTTCATACcatttactgatttttacaatgAGCCACTTAGCGATGCCATAGAAATGGATAAAGATTTTGCTTATTACAAAAGCGAAGAGCCAATGAAATTTAGCTTCATGAATTATGCTTTCATTCTTACGCCGGCCACCAAAACTTTGGGCTTATATTATGATAATCGTATTAGAATGTATAGTGAACGACGTATGAGCTTTTTGCAAACTGTTGTCGGGCAACCTACTAATCCATATCTCAGATTAAAG GTGCGAAGAGACCATTTGATAGATGACGCATTGGTGGAATTGGAAATGGTTGCAATGGAAAATCCATCTGATTTAAAAAAGCAATTGGTTGTCGAATTCGAGGGAGAGCAAGGTGTCGACGAAGGCGGTGTGTCTAAAGAATTCTTTCAACTAGTTGTTGAGGAAATTTTTAATCCTGACTTTGGCATGTTCACTACTCAG gAAGATACGCAAATGACGTGGTTTAACCCGACATCATTTGAAAGTGACGCACAGTTCACATTAATAGGCATTGTTATCGGTCTAGCAATTTATAACAATGTAATTCTGGATGTCCGCTTTCCAATGGTGGTTTACAGAAAATTACTAGGTAGAAAAGGCGGTTTCCCGGATTTGGAGGATTGGAGTCCGACATTATATCGAACAATGAAAGAATTAATGGAGTACACTGGAGATGACATGCCAGAAACATTTATGCAAACTTTTCGAGTGGGTTACAG AGATGTATTTGGATCATTATCGTTCCACGAGCTCAAGGAGAATGGTGATGAACTGTATGTTACAcaggaaaacaaaaaagaatttgcCGACCTCTATGCAGATTTCTTGCTTAACAAATCCGTGGAAAGACAATTCAATGCCTTCAGACGTGGCTTCCAAATGGTTACGGATGAAAGCCCGCTCGCGTTACTCTTCAGACCTGAAGAGATTGAGCAG CTCGTGTGCGGAAGCAAAATATTTGACTTTGCCGAGCTAGAAGCAGCTACGGAGTACGAAGGCGGCTATACGGTAGACAGCGAAGCGGTACGTAACTTCTGGCGTGTAGCACATTCCTTGCCACCGGAGAGTCAACGAAGGCTTCTTCAATTCACCACGGGTAGCGATCGAGTACCCGTCGGCGGTCTTTCGAGACTCAAAATGGTCATTGCCCGACATGGTCCCGATTCTGACAG ATTGCCAATAGCTCACACATGCTTCAATGTGTTACTATTGCCGGATTACAGTACAATAGAGAAGTTGCAAGATCGCTTATTAAAAGCAATTAATTATTCGAAAGGTTTTGGCATGTTATGA